A window of Rhinolophus ferrumequinum isolate MPI-CBG mRhiFer1 chromosome X, mRhiFer1_v1.p, whole genome shotgun sequence contains these coding sequences:
- the ZBED1 gene encoding E3 SUMO-protein ligase ZBED1, protein MSGTLPAGPGADTAMEAKGLDGSPTDLKLVAHPRAKSKVWKYFGFDTNAEGCILQWKKIYCRICMAQIAYSGNTSNLSYHLEKNHPDEFCEFIKSNTEQMREAFASAFSKLKPEAAQPAAQDPLAAKATHSHDSKRQQELTAAVLGLICDGLYPASIVDEPTFRVLLKTAEPRYELPSRKYLCTKAIPEKYGAVREAVLKELADAAWCGISTDLWRSENQNRTYVTLAAHFLGGGPPGSLTVTSRCLKTFEVPEENAAETITRVLYEAFIEWGVNAKVSGATTDCGRDIVKACSLLDISVHMPCLGHSFNAGIRQAFQLPKLGGLLARCRKLVDYFQQSAVAMYMLYEKQKQEHVGHCMLVSDRVSWWGSTLAMLQRLKEQQFVIAGVLVEDSNNHHLMLEAAEWATVDGLVELLQPFKQVADMLSASRHPTISMVKPLLHMLLNSTLNIKETDSKEISMAKEVIAKELAKTYQQAPEVDMFLNVATFLDPRYKRLPFLSAFERQQVENRVVQEAKGLLDKIKDGTYRPPDEKLYALPEEPPVKKLVVASTPPAPASVINEMLAEIFCPTGGVEDQEEWQAQVLEELSNFKSQKVLGLHEDPLKWWSDRLALFPVLPQLLRKYWCVAATRVCAERLFGSSANVVSAKRNRLAPAHVDEQVFLYENARSGAEAEPEDEDEGEWGLDHEQVFPLGDAVHAGLFGIRDGAFL, encoded by the coding sequence ATGAGTGGCACGCTGCCGGCCGGCCCCGGTGCAGACACCGCGATGGAGGCCAAAGGCCTGGACGGCTCCCCGACGGACCTCAAGTTGGTGGCCCACCCCCGTGCCAAGAGCAAAGTGTGGAAGTATTTCGGCTTCGACACCAACGCCGAGGGTTGCATCCTGCAGTGGAAGAAAATCTACTGCCGTATTTGCATGGCTCAGATCGCCTACTCCGGGAACACGTCCAACCTCTCCTACCACCTGGAGAAGAACCACCCCGACGAGTTCTGTGAGTTCATCAAAAGCAACACGGAGCAGATGCGGGAGGCTTTCGCCTCCGCCTTCTCCAAGCTGAAGCCTGAGGCCGCGCAGCCCGCCGCCCAGGACCCGCTGGCCGCCAAGGCCACCCACAGCCACGACAGCAAGAGGCAGCAGGAGCTGACGGCCGCCGTCCTCGGCCTCATCTGCGACGGGCTGTACCCCGCGTCCATCGTGGACGAGCCCACCTTCCGGGTCCTGCTGAAGACGGCCGAGCCCCGCTACGAGCTGCCCAGCAGGAAGTACCTGTGCACCAAGGCCATCCCGGAGAAGTACGGGGCCGTCCGCGAGGCGGTGCTGAAGGAGCTGGCCGACGCGGCCTGGTGCGGCATCTCCACCGACCTGTGGAGGAGCGAGAACCAGAACAGGACCTACGTCACGCTGGCCGCCCACTTCCTGGGCGGCGGGCCCCCCGGCTCCCTCACCGTGACCTCGCGGTGCCTGAAGACGTTCGAGGTGCCCGAAGAGAACGCGGCGGAGACCATCACCCGAGTGCTGTACGAGGCCTTCATCGAGTGGGGCGTGAACGCCAAGGTGTCGGGGGCCACGACGGACTGCGGCCGGGACATCGTGAAGGCCTGTTCCCTGCTGGACATCTCGGTGCACATGCCGTGCTTGGGCCACTCGTTCAACGCCGGCATCCGGCAGGCCTTCCAGCTGCCCAAGCTGGGCGGGCTCCTGGCACGCTGCCGCAAGCTGGTGGACTACTTCCAGCAGTCCGCGGTGGCCATGTACATGCTGTACGAGAAGCAGAAGCAGGAACACGTGGGCCACTGCATGCTGGTCAGCGACCGCGTGTCCTGGTGGGGGAGCACACTGGCCATGCTGCAGCGGCTCAAGGAGCAGCAGTTTGTCATTGCCGGTGTGCTGGTGGAGGACAGCAACAACCACCACCTCATGTTGGAGGCGGCCGAGTGGGCCACCGTGGACGGGCTGGTAGAGCTGCTGCAGCCCTTCAAGCAGGTGGCCGACATGCTGTCGGCGTCGAGGCACCCCACCATCAGCATGGTAAAGCCCCTGCTCCACATGCTTCTCAACAGCACGCTGAACATCAAGGAGACGGACTCCAAGGAGATCAGCATGGCCAAAGAGGTGATCGCCAAGGAGCTCGCCAAGACGTACCAGCAGGCGCCCGAGGTGGACATGTTCCTCAACGTGGCCACCTTCCTGGACCCGCGCTACAAAAGGCTGCCCTTCCTGTCCGCCTTCGAGAGGCAGCAGGTGGAGAACCGCGTGGTGCAGGAGGCGAAGGGTCTCCTGGATAAGATCAAGGACGGCACCTACCGGCCGCCCGACGAGAAGCTCTACGCGCTGCCCGAGGAGCCCCCGGTGAAGAAGCTGGTGGTGGCGTCCACGCCGCCCGCGCCCGCCAGCGTCATCAACGAGATGCTGGCCGAGATCTTCTGCCCCACGGGCGGCGTGGAAGACCAGGAGGAGTGGCAGGCCCAGGTGCTGGAGGAACTGAGCAACTTCAAGTCGCAGAAGGTCCTGGGTCTCCACGAGGACCCCCTCAAGTGGTGGTCCGACCGCCTGGCGCTGTTTCCCGTGCTGCCGCAGCTGCTGCGCAAGTACTGGTGCGTGGCGGCCACGCGCGTCTGTGCCGAGCGCCTCTTCGGCTCCTCCGCCAACGTGGTCAGCGCCAAGCGCAACCGCCTGGCCCCCGCGCACGTGGACGAGCAGGTCTTCCTGTACGAGAACGCGCGCAGCGGGGCGGAGGCCGAGCCCGAGGACGAGGACGAGGGCGAGTGGGGCCTGGACCACGAGCAGGTCTTTCCGCTGGGGGACGCCGTCCACGCCGGCTTGTTTGGCATCCGAGACGGCGCCTTCCTGTAG